Genomic segment of Mycolicibacterium psychrotolerans:
CAGGCCACCGCGTATCCGAGCGCGGCCAGCCAGACGGGGCCGAGGCGCTGCTTGCGCAGCAGCGTCACCGCCACCACCGCGGCCAGCGCGATCCAGCCCAGCACCATGACGGCCGCCGGCGGGGTGGCCCACGGCGAGGCGGGCGCCCAGCGCTGCCAGTCCCACGGTCCGCCGACCAGACCCGGCACGATTCCGTGGGTCATCGAGCGCCACAGCAGATCCGCCGTCATCGACAGATCGAAGCTCCAGCGCTGCTGATCGACCACCGCCACATAGACGGCGACCCAGCCGGCGATGAGCGCCAGGCAGGCCACCCACAGCGCCCGCCCGCGCTGCCACACCTGCCGCACCGTCGCGCCGCCGGTCACGTGCCCGTACAGCGCGGCCACCGCGAACGCGACGAACGGCACGATCGCCGACTTCTCGAAGAACAGCAGCGCACCGAAGAACACCACGGTCCCGGTCACGGCGTAGCGCCTCGCCCCGGTGCGCACCAGCAGCAGGGCATCCGCGCACACCCAGGCCAGCGCCGCCAGCATCGGCAACGAGTTCAGCCCGGCCGCCCACCACGCGTACCCGGGCAGTGCCAGCGGGGTGAACAGCGCGAACGTCAACGGGATCAGCAGCACGGGGCGCCGGCCCAGCATCACGTGCATCGCCCGCAGCAGCGCCAGCGATGCGAGCAGCGCGAGCACCACCAGGCTGATCGCAGGCCCGATCCAGTTCAGCGGCGCGAGCCGGGTGATCGCCCCCGCGACCAGGAACGCGCCGGGCATCACGTGACCGTCGTGGTCGTCGAACAGGTAGCCCGGCGACAGCAGAGGTTGGGTGCCGGCCCGGCCGACCAGGATCAGGTCGTCCCAGTAGAAGTAGCCACCGAAGGCGAGAACCCCCCGGATCACCAACTGCAGCACGACCAGTGCGACGGCGGTGCGGGCGACCCATTTCATGTCGGCTCGACTCTACGGATGCGACGGGCGCGGCCGCGCCGCCGGTATGGTGGCCCCGTGCGCACACTGGTCACGGGGGCAGCCGGTTTCATCGGGTCGACGCTGGTCGACAGGTTGCTCGCCGACGGGCATGCGGTGGTGGGCCTCGACGACCTCAGCTCCGGGCGCAGCGAGAACCTCGGGCAGGCGGAGCGCTCCGACGACTTCGAATTCGTCAAGGCCGACATCGTCGAGGCCGACCTGATCGGTCTGCTCGAGGACGTGAAGCCCGAGGTGGTGTTCCACCTCGCCGCGCAGATCTCGGTCAGCCGCTCGGTCACCGAACCGGTGTTCGACTCCAGCGTCAACGTGGTGGGCACTGTGCGCCTCGCCGAGGCCGCCCGCCGCGCCGGCGTCCGCAAGGTCGTGCACACGTCGTCGGGCGGATCGGTCTACGGCGTTCCGCCGGCCTATCCCACCGACGAGAACAATCCGCTCGACCCGGCGTCGCCGTATGCGGCCAGCAAGGTGTGCGGCGAGGTGTACTTCGGCATGTTCCGCAACCTCTACGGCATGGACTGCAGCCACATCGCGCCCGCCAACGTCTACGGCCCGCGTCAGGATCCGCACGGTGAGGCCGGCGTGGTCGCCATCTTCTCCCGCGCGCTGCTGGCCGGCCGGCCGACGAAGATCTTCGGCGACGGCAGCGACACCCGCGACTACGTGTTCGTCGACGACGTCGTCGACGCGTTCGTGCGCGCGTCCGGCGAGGCCGGGGGAGGGCAGCGGTTCAACATCGGCACCGGCGTGGAAACCTCGACGCGGCAACTGCATTCGGAGATCGCGACGGCGGCCGGCGCGCCCGACGAGCCGGAGTTCCAGCCGCCGCGGCTCGGTGACGTGCGCCGCTCCTGCCTGGACAGCAGCCGCGCAGGGTCGGTGCTGGGGTGGCGACCGACGGTCGCGCTGAGCGACGGGGTGGCCAGGACCGTGGACTACTTCCGGGCCAACGGTTAGGGCTGGTCGGGCACCCGCGCGTTCTGCAGCGCCACCGCACGGGCGAGCCGGGTGTACTTGAGCTCGATGTCCTTGAAGCGCATGTAGGTCGACAGCGTGGTGAAGGCGAACGCGATGATCAGCACGTACTCCAGCAGGTCCGTTCCGCGGTCCACGCCGAGCCAATTCGCGACCACGGTGGTGTCGTCGGGCCGCAGGATCGCATAGATGCCCGTGATCACGAACAGCACGTAACCGACCTTCACCCACGCCTTGCTGCGGGCACTGCCGCGGGAGCGCAGCAGGTAGACCAGCAGCACCAGCACCGAGGCGATCAACAGCACCTGGATCCAGTTCATCGTGTCGTCCTTCTGCGCAGCAGACCGTCGAAGACGATGTTGACGCCGTTGAGCAGCGGCTGGCCCTTCGCCTTCGAGTAGTCGGTGTAGAGGATGTCGACCGGCACTTCGGCCACCCGCCAATGCTTTTCGTGAGCCAACGCGATGAACTCGCTGGCGTGTCCCATGCCGCTGATCGTGAGGTCGAGCTCGTCGGCGACGCGCCGGCCGAACACCCGCAGTCCGTTGTGGGCGTCGGTCAGACCGAGCTCGCGGTTGCGCCGGCCGACCCGCGCCACGGTCTTGAGCACCCACCGTTTCAGCAGCGGCGTCTGCGTGCCGGCCCCGGCGAAACGGGTGCCCACCACCAGATCCGGCCGTGTTTCGGGGGAGCCCGCGCGCAGCCGCTCGATCATCGTCACCACGTCGGCGACCCGGTGCTGCCCGTCGGCGTCGAAGGTGGCGAACACCTCGGCACCCGGCTGGTGGCGGGCGTATTCCACGCCGGTCTGGATCGCCGCGCCCTGCCCGAGATTGACCGGGTGGGTGACGACGTGCGCACCGGCTTGCAGGGCCGCGTCCCCGGTGCCGTCCTCGCTGCCGTCGTCGACGCAGACGACGTGTGCGAACACCGAGCGCACGTCAGTGATGACGTCGCCGATGACGGTCGCTTCGTGAAAGGCCGGGATGACGACCCACACGTCGCGGTAGCGCATGTCCGAGGTGTCGATGCGCAACAAAGTACACGCTCAGACGGTCGGAATTCTGGCAAGGGCGGCCAGGTGCACGGCGATGCCGAGCAGCGGTCCGCACAGCAGCGCGACGACGGTGCGCACCTGAAGATCCAGCGGCAGCGCGAGCAGCAACGCCGAGGCGACCGTCGCCGACATCCACCCGACCGCGTACGCGCGGTGCAGCGCCGCGGCCACGGCGGCCGCACCGGTCAGCGTCAGCAGCGCGATCGCCACGGCCGCCGCGGTCAGCCAGCCCAGCAGCGCGCCGTCGGCGACGTAGTCGTCACCGAAGCCTTCGCGCAGCAGCCACGGTCCGAACGCGGCCGCCAGCGCGACCCCGGCCACGCCCAGCGCCACCACGACCGCCGCCGGGGTGATCAACGCCCGGAGCCGGTGAGCGCGCTGGTCGACGAAGTGCGCGATCAGATTGCCCTGCATCGCGGTCAGTGGGACCAGCAGCGGGGCGCGGGTCAGCGTGACGGCCAGGATCACCACACCGCCCGCGGCCCCGAGATCGCCCGAGGTGGCCTTGAGCAGCACCGGGAAACCCATCACCAGCACCGCGCTGGCGCCGGCGGCGGCGATCGAATGGCCCGCCCCGCGCAGGAACGTCACCGTGCCCCCGGGCGTGGACAGCCGCGCCGCGGCGCGGGTGACCGGCGACGCGACCAGCATCAGCAACCAGCCGATCGAGCCGGCCACGGTCGCCCACAGGTAGCCGCCCAGTCCCCAGCCCAGCAGGAAGCTGCCCGCCGCGACCGCGACGCGCAGCAGCGCGTCGGCCACCATGAGCGCCCCGTACTCCGACCACCGGTCCAGCCCGGCGAGCAGTCCCAGCAGCGTGGTGTGCAGACAGAACCCGGCCAGCCCCACGGCCAGCAGGAGCACGCTGAGCAGGCGGGCCTCGGCGAACACGTGCCCCGCCCACAGCGGCGAGGTCGCGGCGATCACCGCCGCCGCGCCGATCCCGACGCCGATCGCGACCCGCACCGGCCTGGTGCGCGGCCCGGCGTCATCCCCCGAAGCGGCTTGCCGGACCTCGCGGGTGGTCTCCTGCAGCAACCCGAACGCGGCGCCGCTGGCCAGCCCGAACGCCCCCCAGAACACGCCGAACACGGAGAACCCGGCGGGTTCGAGGTCACGTGCGGCCAGGTAGAGCACCGCGTACCCGCACAGCGCGGACACCGCCGTCGCCGCGCCGACCCGCACGACGCTGCCCCGCGTGACCGCGCCCGGACCCGCCGCGGCGTCGGTCACGACGGGTGGTCCAGTGGCGGGACGTCGGTCGAGTACAGCCACGCCGCCCACAGCGGCCGCAGCGACTCGTCGGCGTAGCGGGCCGCCAGCCCGATGAAGTCGTCGGTCACCACGCTGGCGTGCCGGTAGCGCGTGGTCCACTCCTTGAGCAGCGCGAAGAAGTCCTTGTCGCCCAGGCTTTTGCGCAGCGCGTGCAGCGTGAGCGCGCCACGCTTGTAGACGCGGTCGTCGAACATGTCGCGCGGCCCGGGGTCGGCGAGCACCAGATCCTGCGCCGAGTTCGTCAGCCGCTGGTGATAGTGCCGGGCGAGTTCGTCGGCGCTCTCTTCGCCGCAGTGTTCGGACCACAGCCATTCGGCGTAGCACGCGAAGCCCTCGTGCAACCAGATGTGGCGCCAGCGCTGCACGGTGACCGAGTTGCCGAACCATTGGTGGGCCAGCTCGTGGGCGATCAACCGCTCGGCGCCACGTTCCCCGTCGCAGTGGTTCGCGCCGAAGATCGAAATGCCTTGTGCCTCGAGGGGAATCTCGAGGTCGTCGTCGGTCACCACCACGGTGTAACCGGAGTCCAACGGATACGGGCCGAACAGTTTGACGAACAGCTTCATCATCTGGCCCTGGCGGCCGAAGTCGTGGTCGATCTCCCGGCGCAGTCGCTCGGGCGCCACGGCGTGGATCTCGACGCCGTTCTTGGCCAGGCGGTGGCGCTCGTACATGCCGATCTGCAGCGTGATCAGGTACGTCGAGGTGGGTTCGGGCTGCTCGTACACCCACGTCGTCATCCCGGCCCGGGCGCGCCGGTTCAGCAGCTTGCCGTTGGCCAGCGCGAAATACGGGCTCTCCGTGCTGATCTGGATGCGGAAGCTGGCCTTGGCGCTCGGATGGTCGTCGCACGGGAACCACGACGACGCCCCGTTGGGCTGCCCGGCGACCAGCGCGCCCTCGGTGAGCTCCTCGAAACCCACCTCGCCCCACAGGGACCGGATGGGCCGCGGCGTGCCGGCGTAGCGCACCGCGACCGTCATCGCCGCGCCCGCGGGCAACCGGTCGGTGAGGCTGATGTGCAGCTTGGCGCCGGAGGTGCGGAAGTGCGCCGGCCGCTTGCCGTTGACCGTGACCTTCGACACCGAGAGTGCGTCGGACAGGTCGAGCGTGAAGGTCCCCAATTCGGCGAGCGTGACCGCGGTGATGGTGGCTGCCCCGGCCAGCCGGTTGATCGCGACCTTGTACTCGAGGTCGAGTTCGTAGCGGGAGACCCGGTAGCCGAAGTTGCCGGTGGCGGGCAGGTACGGATCGATGACCGGCGGCGACCCCTTCTTGGCCACCCGTTTGCGTGCTCTCACGCGGCCGCGGGCTTCTTCGTCTTCGGGCCCGCGGCGTCGCCGCGCTTCTTGCGCGACGGCAGCCACGGCGCGATCGGATTGCCCTGCCAGCGGGTCGAGGCGGGCACCTCGTCACCGCGCACCACCAGCGACGCGGGCCCGACGGTGGCGCCGGCGCCCAGCCGCGCGGCAGGCAGCGCCACGCAGTGCGGTCCGAGGGTGGCGCCGCGCTCGATGACGACGGTGTCCATCCGCATGATCCGGTCGTGGAACAGGTGCGTCTGTACGACGCAGCCGCGGTTGACCGTCGCGCCGTCGGCCAGAGTCACCAAGTCGGCCTCGGGCAGCCAGTACGTCTCACACCACACCCCGCGTCCGATCTTGGCGCCCAGCGCGCGCAGCCACACATTCATCACCGGGGTACCCGTGGCGGCCCGGGCGAACCACGGCGCCGCGACGGTCTCGACGAACGTGTCCGACACTTCGTTGCGCCACACGAACGACGACCACAGCGGGTGTTCGATCGCGGTGATCCGGCCCACCAGAAGCCATTTCGCCACCACCGCGATCCCGCCGGCCACGGCCCCGGCCGCCAGCAGCACCAAGCCCGTCAGGCAGGCGGCGCCCAGCCAGCCGAGCGTCAGCACCAGGGACTGCGCGGCCAGCAGCACGCCGACGCCGATCGCGAACGTGACGACGACGGGCACGAACCGGAACGTCTCGACGGTGGCCCGCAGCGCACGCAGTCGCGCCGAGGGATGGAACGTGCGCAGGGCGTCGGCCGCGGTCGGCTGCCGCCGCAGCCGCATCGGCGGGCTGCCCAGCCACGACGAACCCGCCTTGGCCTTGTGCGGCGTCGCCGACAGCACCGCCACCAGGCCGTCGTCGGGCACCCGGCGGCCGGGCTGGGTGATCCCCGAGTTACCGAGGAACGCCCGCTTTCCGACCGTCGCCCGCGCCACGTGGATCCAGCCGCCGCCCAGTTCGTAGGAGGCCACCATGGTGTCGTCGGCCAGGAACGCGCTGTCCTCGACCACGGTGAACTTCGGGATCAGCAGCGCCGTGGAGATCTCGGTGCCCTTGCCGATACGGGCGCCCAGCAGGCGCAGCCACCACGGCGTCAGCAGGCCCGCGTAGATCGGGAACAGGTAGTTGCGGGCGCCGTCCATCAACCGTTCGGTGGCCCACAGCTGCCAGCCCGACCGGCTGCGCACCGGGTGGTAGCCCTCGCGCAGACCCAGCGACAGCACCCGCACACCGAGCACCATCAGCGCCGCGTACACCACCAGCGCCGCGGCGGTGGCCGGGACGCTCCACGCCAGCGCGGGCAGCACCGCCTCGCCCAGCGTCGCCGTCCCGCGCACCCCCCAGCCGACCACGGCCAGGCCCACCGCCAGCGCCGCCAGCGGCAGCGCGCCCAGCAGCACCGACGTCACGCCGTACACCGCCACCCACAGCGGAGACCGCGGCGGACGGTGGTCGGGCCACGGATGCTTGGCCTTGCCGGACTTCACCGCCGGCGAGCCCTTCCAGTACTGCCGGTTCTTGACCTTCCCCACCACGCCGGAGCCGGGCGCCACATCGGCGTTCTTGCCGACCACCGCGCCGGGCAGCAGCGTCGTGCGCGCGCCGATGGTCGCGTCGTTGCCGACGGTGATGGGCCCGAGATGGAACTGGTCGCCGTCGATCCAGTGCCCGGTCAGGTCGACCTCGGGTTCGATGGAGCACCGGTGCCCGAGCGTCAGCATCCCCGTCACCGGCGGCGCGGAATGCAGATCGACCCCCGTGCCGACCGAATTGCCCAGTGCGCGGGCGTAATACACCAGCCAGGGCGCGCCGGCCATGTTCTCGGCGCCGCTGGCCTCGGCAAGGCGTTCGGCCAGCCACACCCGCAGGTGCACCGAGCCGCCGCGCCGGTAGGTGCCCGGCTGCAGTGTGCCGGCGAGGATACGGGCCCCCAGCACCGCGATGCCCATCCGTCCCGGCGGGGAGACGAACAGCAAGAACCCGACGAGAATCCACCACCAGCTGAGCGGCCACGCCCACGGCACCAGCGACAGCGCGGCGGCGATGTTGTTCGCGATCGCCAGCCACACCACCCACTGCATGCCGGTCAGGGTCGCCAGCGGCACCGTCAACGCCACCTGCGCCACCTGGGTCAGGCGCGAGACGGGCTTCACCTCCCGTGTCTCGACGGCCGGGGGCGGTTCGAGTTCCTCGAGATAGCCGGCCAGCGAGCCAAGCCGCGGATGGTCGTAGAGGTCGGCGACGGTCACCTGGGGGTAGCGCTGCCGCAGCGCGGCGATCAGCTGGGCCGCCGACAGCGAGCCGCCGCCGAGAGCGAAGAAGTCGGCCTGCGGACCGTCGATCGGGGCCGCCAGCACGTCGCGCCACAGCCCGGCCAGCCAGCCCAGCGTGCCGCCGAGGTCGGCGGCGTCGTCCTCGGCGGGGCCGACGGGCCACGGCAGTGCGTCGCGGTCCACCTTGCCCGACGTGCGGGTGGGCAGCACGTCGACGACGACCAGCCGCGGCACCAGCGCGGCGGGCAGCGACTCCGCCAGCCGGGACCGGGCCGCGCCGAGATCGAACGCCGCGCCCGGCGCGACGACGACGTACCCGACCAGCAGCGGCGTCCCGCTGGCGCTGCGCCGCACCGCGGCGGCGCCGCCGCTCACCCCCGGCAGATGCACCAGCGCGGTGTCGACCTCACCGAGTTCGATGCGCCTGCCGCCGACCTTCACCTGGTCGTCGGCCCGTCCGACGAAGTACAGCCCGTCGGCTTCCAGCCGCACCAGATCACCGCTGCGGTAGGCGCGGCTCCAAGAGCCGTGTGGGCTCAGAGAGGGTAGAGCGGCGTACTTCTCGGCGTCCTTCTCCGGGTCGAGGTAGCGCGCCAGCCCCACCCCGCCGATGACGAGCTCACCGACCTCACCGATCCGCACCGGATTCCCCGCGGCATCGACGACGGCCAGGTCCCACCCGGCCAGCGGCAGCCCGATACTCACCTGCCCGCCGGACCCGGTCAGCCGCGCCGCGCACGCCACCACCGTCGCCTCGGTCGGGCCGTAGGTGTTCCAGACCTCCCGGCCCTCGACCGCGAGCCGCTCGGCCAACTCCGGCGGGCACGCCTCACCGCCGAAGATCAGCAGGCGCACCGCCTCAAGCGCCTCGGCCGGCCACAGCGACGCCAGCGTCGGCACCGTCGAAACCACCGTGATGTCCCGGGACACCAGCCACGGGCCCAAATCCATGCCGCTGCGCACCAGCGACCTCGGCGCGGGCACCAGGCAGGCGCCGTGCCGCCACGCCAGCCACATCTCCTCGCACGACGCGTCGAAGGCCACCGACAGACCGGCCAGCACCCGGTCGCCCGGCCCGAGCGGATTGCCTTGCAGGAACATCTCGGCTTCGGCGTCGACGAACGCCGCGGCGTTGCGGTGGGTGACCGCGACACCCTTCGGGGTGCCGGTCGAGCCCGAGGTGAAGATGATCCACGCGTCGTCGCGGCTCAGCGGTGCGGTCGCGCGCCAGCCGCGCGAGGATCCGGGACCGCGGACCAGGCCGCGCTCGGTGATCACGCCGACGACGTCGGCCTCGGTGAACACCAGCTCGGCGCGCTCGGGCGGGTCGTCGGCATCGACCGGTACGTAGGCCGCGCCGGTGGCCAGTGTCGCCAGGATCGCGACGTAGAGCGCGTAGCTGCCCGACGGCATCCGGATCCCGATGCGGTCCCCGCGGCCGATCCCGCGCGCCGCGAGCCAGGCCACGCTGTCCTCGACATCGGCGATCAGCTCGGCGTAGGTGAGCTGGACGGTGCCGTCGTCGAGCGCGGTCGCGTCGGGATAGCGCCGCGCGGTCTCGTAGAGGATGTCGATCAGAGTGCGCGGCTGCGGAGCGAGCGACGACAGCAGGTACTGACCGGGGATCTCGGAGGTTGGATCCGCTGCTGTCACGGGTACAAACTACTCACTGCGCGAAGCCACTACTCGCCGTCGGGCGGCTGTCCATTTCGCGTGTCGGCGGCCCGACTGGCAGAATGACCGGCTTGGAGGGGAGTATTCCTTCGCCACAGTGTCGTCATCACGTCGTCCGTGACCGGACGACCGGTGCTGTGGGCCGACCACCGGTGACGGTGGCGGTGGAAGAGACCTCCGGCGTTGAACGACGACCGGAGGTTTGATGAACGTCAGTGCACTCGAGTGGGGCATCACGCTCAGCGTGACCATCGCGATCCTGCTCTTCGATGTGATCGTGATCGGGCGCCGCCCCCACGAGCCGTCCCGCCGCGAGACGGGAATCGCACTGACCGTCTACGTCAGCCTGGCCATCGCGTTCGGCCTGTGGACCTGGTTCTTCCACGGCAGCCAGTTCGGCATCGAGTTCTTCGCCGGCTGGCTCACCGAGTACAGCCTGTCGGTCGACAACCTGTTCATCTTCCTGATCATCATGGCCAGCTTCAAGGTGCCGAGGGTCTACCAGCAGCAGGCACTGCTCGTCGGCATCATCCTGGCGCTGATCTTCCGCGGCATCTTCATCGCGCTCGGCGCGGTGGCCATCGAGCAGTTCAGCTGGGTGTTCTACCTGTTCGGCGCGTTCCTGGTGTACACCGCGCTGAAGCTGGTCCGCGACACCGACCATGACGACGACGCCGAGAACGGCGTGGTGCGGTTCGCGCAGAAACACCTGAAGTTCACCGACCAGTGGGACGGGCTCAAGCTGTGGGTGAAGGAGAACGGCTCGCGGCTGATGACCCCGATGTTCCTGGTCATCGTCGCGCTGGGCACCACCGACCTGCTGTTCGCGCTCGACTCGATCCCCGCGATCTACGGGCTGACCCGCGAGCCCTATCTGGTGTTCACCGCCAACGTGTTCGCGCTGATGGGCCTGCGCCAGCTGTACTTCCTGCTCGGTGACCTGCTCAAGCGGCTGGTGTACCTGTCGCAGGGGCTGGCGTTCATCCTCGGCTTCATCGGCGTCAAGCTGCTGCTGCACGCACTGCACGAGAACGAGTTGCCGTTCATCAACGGCGGCGAGCCCGTGCCGGTGCCGGAGATCCCGACGCTGGCCTCGCTGGGCGTCATCGTGGTGACGCTGCTGATCACCACGGCGGCGAGTTTGTACAAGACGCGGGTGCACGACGTGCGCAAGGGCGAGGACGAGGCGCAGCAGGAGAACCCGGACCCGGCGGCCGACACGACGCGCTGACATTTCGTTGTGCTCGCGCTGATCGCAACGGGTGCCGCGGCTTCCGGCGCTGGCTAGCGTGGCCGGGTGCGGCTTTTCCTCTCCGACGACGCGGGTGTCAGCGAGCTCACCGACGGCCACCAGCCGATCATCCGGTTTGCGGCGCCCGACCTGCAGCGCGCGCGACGGGTCCGGGCCCGCATCCGGTCGGGCCAGGAGGACCTCGCGGTGATCCTGGACGTGACCGTCGCCGTCGCCGGTGACTTCCGGTCGGCGCGCAGCGCGTTCGAGGCCGCTGCGCAGACCGGCCTGGCCGGTGACACGATCCGCTACGCCGGCACGGTGGCCGGCCTGGTGGGTCTCATCGGAGACATCGAGTCGGCGGGCGTGGCCGACGGGGTGACGCTGATCGCGGCGTCGGACCGCCAGGACCTCGGCCGGATCGGGCGTGACGTGCTGCGCGCGCTCGCGTCCCGCGGTCAGGCCCGCGCGTCCTGAAGCGCCTCGTCGATCAGCCGGGCGTACCGCTGTGACCGGGCGGTGCCCGTCGTGCCCTGCCCCATCTTGTTCATGACGTAGGCGAACGTCGCGCGTCGGTCGAGGTCCATCACCACCAGCGAGCCGCCCCAGCCGCCCCACCAGCACACCCGGCCGGCGGGCACGGCGCGCACGCTCTCGGGTGTGGACAGCCCGAAGCCGATGCCGAAGCGCAGCGGCACCCCGAGCACCAGGTCGGTGCCGCGGGACTGCTCGGCGAAGATCAGGTCGACCGTGCCGGAAGACAGCAGCCGCATGCCGTCGACGCCGCCGCCCAGCGAGATCGCCCGCAGCGCCCGCACCAACCCGCGCGCGTTGCCGTGCCCGTTGGCGCCGCCGATGTCGGCCTGCCGCCATCGCGCCGTCTCGGCGACCGTGACGCCATACGCGCCGGGCGGGAAGGCCGCGAACGTCTTGACCGCGGGGTGATCGGGAGGCAACCGGTCAAGCCCGCGGTCGCGCGGCGGCGGCGCGACGAGCTGCGCGATCCGCGGTTCGTCCGCTTCGTGCGCGCCGATCTGGACGTCGGCGCCCAGCGGGCCCGCGATCTCGTCGCGCACGAAGTCCTTCAGCGTGACGCCGGTGATCCGGCGGATCAGCTCGCCGATCAGGTGGCCGTAGTTCATCGCGTGGTAGCCCGACGCGGTGCCCGGCGGCCACCACGGGGCCTGGTTCGCCAGGTGGGCCGTCGCACCCTCCCAGTCGTAGATCTGCTCGACGTCGAAGGGCACCTGCCACCCCGACACCCCGGAGGTGTGCGAGAGCAGGTGGCGCACCTCTATCGCGTCCTTGCCGTTGGCGGCGAACTCCGGCCAGTACGACGCGACCGGCGCGAAAGGATCCAGCTG
This window contains:
- a CDS encoding GDP-mannose 4,6-dehydratase, yielding MRTLVTGAAGFIGSTLVDRLLADGHAVVGLDDLSSGRSENLGQAERSDDFEFVKADIVEADLIGLLEDVKPEVVFHLAAQISVSRSVTEPVFDSSVNVVGTVRLAEAARRAGVRKVVHTSSGGSVYGVPPAYPTDENNPLDPASPYAASKVCGEVYFGMFRNLYGMDCSHIAPANVYGPRQDPHGEAGVVAIFSRALLAGRPTKIFGDGSDTRDYVFVDDVVDAFVRASGEAGGGQRFNIGTGVETSTRQLHSEIATAAGAPDEPEFQPPRLGDVRRSCLDSSRAGSVLGWRPTVALSDGVARTVDYFRANG
- a CDS encoding DUF2304 domain-containing protein, whose amino-acid sequence is MNWIQVLLIASVLVLLVYLLRSRGSARSKAWVKVGYVLFVITGIYAILRPDDTTVVANWLGVDRGTDLLEYVLIIAFAFTTLSTYMRFKDIELKYTRLARAVALQNARVPDQP
- a CDS encoding glycosyltransferase family 2 protein, which translates into the protein MRYRDVWVVIPAFHEATVIGDVITDVRSVFAHVVCVDDGSEDGTGDAALQAGAHVVTHPVNLGQGAAIQTGVEYARHQPGAEVFATFDADGQHRVADVVTMIERLRAGSPETRPDLVVGTRFAGAGTQTPLLKRWVLKTVARVGRRNRELGLTDAHNGLRVFGRRVADELDLTISGMGHASEFIALAHEKHWRVAEVPVDILYTDYSKAKGQPLLNGVNIVFDGLLRRRTTR
- a CDS encoding M1 family metallopeptidase, translating into MRARKRVAKKGSPPVIDPYLPATGNFGYRVSRYELDLEYKVAINRLAGAATITAVTLAELGTFTLDLSDALSVSKVTVNGKRPAHFRTSGAKLHISLTDRLPAGAAMTVAVRYAGTPRPIRSLWGEVGFEELTEGALVAGQPNGASSWFPCDDHPSAKASFRIQISTESPYFALANGKLLNRRARAGMTTWVYEQPEPTSTYLITLQIGMYERHRLAKNGVEIHAVAPERLRREIDHDFGRQGQMMKLFVKLFGPYPLDSGYTVVVTDDDLEIPLEAQGISIFGANHCDGERGAERLIAHELAHQWFGNSVTVQRWRHIWLHEGFACYAEWLWSEHCGEESADELARHYHQRLTNSAQDLVLADPGPRDMFDDRVYKRGALTLHALRKSLGDKDFFALLKEWTTRYRHASVVTDDFIGLAARYADESLRPLWAAWLYSTDVPPLDHPS
- a CDS encoding Pls/PosA family non-ribosomal peptide synthetase, with the protein product MTAADPTSEIPGQYLLSSLAPQPRTLIDILYETARRYPDATALDDGTVQLTYAELIADVEDSVAWLAARGIGRGDRIGIRMPSGSYALYVAILATLATGAAYVPVDADDPPERAELVFTEADVVGVITERGLVRGPGSSRGWRATAPLSRDDAWIIFTSGSTGTPKGVAVTHRNAAAFVDAEAEMFLQGNPLGPGDRVLAGLSVAFDASCEEMWLAWRHGACLVPAPRSLVRSGMDLGPWLVSRDITVVSTVPTLASLWPAEALEAVRLLIFGGEACPPELAERLAVEGREVWNTYGPTEATVVACAARLTGSGGQVSIGLPLAGWDLAVVDAAGNPVRIGEVGELVIGGVGLARYLDPEKDAEKYAALPSLSPHGSWSRAYRSGDLVRLEADGLYFVGRADDQVKVGGRRIELGEVDTALVHLPGVSGGAAAVRRSASGTPLLVGYVVVAPGAAFDLGAARSRLAESLPAALVPRLVVVDVLPTRTSGKVDRDALPWPVGPAEDDAADLGGTLGWLAGLWRDVLAAPIDGPQADFFALGGGSLSAAQLIAALRQRYPQVTVADLYDHPRLGSLAGYLEELEPPPAVETREVKPVSRLTQVAQVALTVPLATLTGMQWVVWLAIANNIAAALSLVPWAWPLSWWWILVGFLLFVSPPGRMGIAVLGARILAGTLQPGTYRRGGSVHLRVWLAERLAEASGAENMAGAPWLVYYARALGNSVGTGVDLHSAPPVTGMLTLGHRCSIEPEVDLTGHWIDGDQFHLGPITVGNDATIGARTTLLPGAVVGKNADVAPGSGVVGKVKNRQYWKGSPAVKSGKAKHPWPDHRPPRSPLWVAVYGVTSVLLGALPLAALAVGLAVVGWGVRGTATLGEAVLPALAWSVPATAAALVVYAALMVLGVRVLSLGLREGYHPVRSRSGWQLWATERLMDGARNYLFPIYAGLLTPWWLRLLGARIGKGTEISTALLIPKFTVVEDSAFLADDTMVASYELGGGWIHVARATVGKRAFLGNSGITQPGRRVPDDGLVAVLSATPHKAKAGSSWLGSPPMRLRRQPTAADALRTFHPSARLRALRATVETFRFVPVVVTFAIGVGVLLAAQSLVLTLGWLGAACLTGLVLLAAGAVAGGIAVVAKWLLVGRITAIEHPLWSSFVWRNEVSDTFVETVAAPWFARAATGTPVMNVWLRALGAKIGRGVWCETYWLPEADLVTLADGATVNRGCVVQTHLFHDRIMRMDTVVIERGATLGPHCVALPAARLGAGATVGPASLVVRGDEVPASTRWQGNPIAPWLPSRKKRGDAAGPKTKKPAAA
- a CDS encoding TerC family protein is translated as MNVSALEWGITLSVTIAILLFDVIVIGRRPHEPSRRETGIALTVYVSLAIAFGLWTWFFHGSQFGIEFFAGWLTEYSLSVDNLFIFLIIMASFKVPRVYQQQALLVGIILALIFRGIFIALGAVAIEQFSWVFYLFGAFLVYTALKLVRDTDHDDDAENGVVRFAQKHLKFTDQWDGLKLWVKENGSRLMTPMFLVIVALGTTDLLFALDSIPAIYGLTREPYLVFTANVFALMGLRQLYFLLGDLLKRLVYLSQGLAFILGFIGVKLLLHALHENELPFINGGEPVPVPEIPTLASLGVIVVTLLITTAASLYKTRVHDVRKGEDEAQQENPDPAADTTR
- a CDS encoding serine hydrolase domain-containing protein — encoded protein: MSGAVQGRWDRRFDRLAEALATELATGEELGASIAVDVDGELVADLWGGSADRAKTVDWQQDTIVNFWSCTKTLTALAALILVDRGQLDPFAPVASYWPEFAANGKDAIEVRHLLSHTSGVSGWQVPFDVEQIYDWEGATAHLANQAPWWPPGTASGYHAMNYGHLIGELIRRITGVTLKDFVRDEIAGPLGADVQIGAHEADEPRIAQLVAPPPRDRGLDRLPPDHPAVKTFAAFPPGAYGVTVAETARWRQADIGGANGHGNARGLVRALRAISLGGGVDGMRLLSSGTVDLIFAEQSRGTDLVLGVPLRFGIGFGLSTPESVRAVPAGRVCWWGGWGGSLVVMDLDRRATFAYVMNKMGQGTTGTARSQRYARLIDEALQDARA